Part of the Liberibacter crescens BT-1 genome is shown below.
AGGAGTGTATCAGGTGATATCGTTTAAGAAACTCCGTAAGGCAGTTTTCCCTGTTGCGGGTTTTGGAACACGTCTTCTTCCGTCCACTAAAGCTGTTCCAAAGGAAATGGTAACGGTGGTCGACAAACCGGTAATTCAATATATAGTAGACGAAGCTCTTGAAGCTGGTTTAACACATTTTGTTTTTGTTACAGGACGTGGAAAATGTTTGATAGAAGATTATTTCGATATTCAGTTTGAATTAGAACAATCTTTAAAAAAAAGAGAAAAAAAAGCTGAATTAACTTTATTATCTGATATTTTGCCTCAAGCTGGTACTGCTATATTTACACGTCAACAAGAGCCACATGGTCTTGGGCATGCTGTATGGTGTGCTCGACATATTATTGATGATGAACCATTTGCTTTGTTGTTGCCTGATATGTTGATGCAGGCTCAAGGTGATAATTGTACAAAAGGTATGGTTAAGCTTTATAATAAAAGTGGTGGTAATGTTGTAGCAGTTGAGGAGTGTGATCCTGATTTGTCTCATAAGTATGGAATTGTAGGCGTAGGAGATTTTATTGATAATGAAAGCTTTTTGATTACTGATATGATTGAAAAGCCATCGCCTGGTATGGCTCCGTCAAATTTTTTTATTAATGGACGTTACATTTTACAGCCTGAAATCTTTTCAATACTTGAAACTCAGGAAAGAGGAGCAGGAGGCGAAATTCAACTAACAGATGCTATGCTTAAATTGACAGCGAGTCAGACTTTTTCTGCTTATCTTTTTAAAGGAAATACTTACGATTGTGGGTCTAAGGAAGGTTTTGTCCTGGCAAATATTGCTTTTGCACTTTCTCGAGAAGATGTACGTTCTAATATAGAAGATGATCTCAAGAATCTTCTAGATGCATTACGATAAAAAGATTTTATTCTGATGTCTTTATTGTTCAGAATCTTGAAGTTTATGAAAATGAATATTTTATATACAGTCATGTATCAAAAGAGCATGAGTATCTTTTGTTGTATGTCTGGTGTGTTGTCTCGGTAAGCTTTGGGTTTTTCAATTTAATGTTATATTTCTGCTCTAACGAATTCTTGATAGAAGACATGATTAGGAGATGTTAATATAAAAATGTAAACCCCGGGAGATAAAAAATGGTTTATAATAGATAAGTAATGGCTACTGTAAAATGATAGATAAATCTTCTTCGGTCCTATCTTCAGCTGTTTACATTGAAAATGTAATCACAGTGAAACACTATACGGATCAGTTATTTTTGTTTTGTATAACTCGACCTAATGGATTTCGATTTCGTTCTGGTGAATTTGTCATGATAGGTCTTATCGTCAATGATAGACCAATATATCGAGCATATTCTATTGCTAGTCCTTGCTGGGATGAAAAGTTAGAATTTTTTTCTATCAAAGTTCAAGATGGACCTTTAACATCGCATTTGCATAAAATTCAGCCTGGTGATTCTATTTTAATGCATAAAAAATCTACTGGTACATTAGTGCTTGATGCTTTGATCCCAGGAAAACGCCTGTATATGTTTTCTACTGGTACTGGTATTGCTCCTTTTGCAAGTTTAATCCGTGATCCGGAAACATATGAAAAATTTGATGAAGTGGTTCTTACACATAGTTGTCGTAATATTGATGACCTGAAATATGGGTTTGATCTCATGGACCAGATACAGAAGGATGATATCCTTCAGGAGTTTGTTGGAAAAAGACTTCAGCATTATACCAGTGTAACGCGTGAAGATTATGTCCATAGAGGTCGTATTACCAATCTGATTGCTTCGGGAGAATTCTATAAGGCTGTAGGTGTACATTCACTTAATCCTGATTGTGACCGGGCAATGATATGCGGTTCTGTTTCTATGATAAATGATATGAAAATACTTATGAAAGCAGCAGGTTTTAGTGAGGGCTCAAACAGTAGACCAGGGGAATTTGTTACAGAACGTGCGTTTTCATAAGATTTTTAAGAGGCTTTTTGTATTGTTTTAGGTGTTTCTTCCCTGTTTTTTGAAAGTCTTAGAATAACAGCAGACAAGATGATTGAAGTTATTGAGGCGAGGATAATACCAATTTTGATCTTGTTTTGAAGAATCAGGGAATCAGGAAAGGCTTGTAAGGTAATGAATAAGCTCATAGTGAAGCCTGTACCACAAAGGACAGAGATTCCATATAATAGCAGCCAAGTTGATTTTTCTGGAAGATTTGCCCATCCTATTCGGATGATAATAAAAGAAAATAAGAAAATGCCTATCTGTTTGCCAGCAAAAAGTCCAAACATCACTCCTAGGGTTACAGGGTCAGTAAGGGTTAAGAAAGATGCATCATATAAGGGGATACCTGCATTGGCAAAGACAAACATAGGTAATATTATAAAAGTTATCCAAGGCTTGAGACGTTTTTCAAGTCGATAAAAAGACTCATGTGAAATAGAATCAGAGTGGCTTTTGAAAGGAATGCTCATAGCAACAATTATGCCTGCAATGGTTGTATGAATACCCGCTTGACCTATAAAAAAACATAATACGAGACCTATTAAACCATACGCATAAAAACGAGTTACACTATAAAGGTTGAATAAATATAATACAGCTACTATAAATATTGCTCCTCCTAACATAAAGAAATTTAAATTTTTTGTGTAAAAACAGGCAATAATAATCACTGCTCCAACGTCATCTAATATAGTGAGGGCTGTAAGAAATACTTTAAGAGAAGAAGGGATTCGTGACCCAATAATCGATAAAACTCCAAGTGTAAATGCGATATCAGTTGTTGTCGGAATTGCCCAGCCTTTTAGAAGAGAGACGGGTGCATTAATATTAAAATATAAGTATATGAGTGCAGGAACAATCATTCCTCCTATAGCTGCATATCCTGGAAGGATACGTTTCTTCCAGTTAGATAATTCTCCTTCAAGTATTTCACGTTTAATTTCTAAGCCTATGGAGAGAAAAAATACTACCATTAGCAGATCATTAATAAAATGTTGAAATGAAATAGTGCCAATTTTAAAGTTTAGTATTTGAAAATAGACCGAATCAAATGGAGAGTTAGCAAGTATCATTGCTATCACAGAAAAGATTATAAGTAAGAAACCTTTTGTTGTATCTTTATATAAGGAGTCCTTAAATTTTTTTGAGCAGTAATTAGAAAAAATATAAAAAAAATACATAATAAAAAACTTTGAATAGACAATATTTATATATACATAATATCAGTTCTAGGACATATAACAATATTTTAAATATTGATTGTAGCTTTAATCTCTTGTTGTATTTTTTTGATTTTAGGATATTTTTATAAAAAAGATGGTGATCTCCTTAATGAAATAGCCTATGTTATGTGAATAAGAGAAGCATACTATAAATTAATTTAGAGTTTTTAAAATATGCTTTTATAAATCAATAGGAGTGTTAAAGAAATATGGCTGTACCTAAAAGAAAAACAAGTCCATCAAAACGCGGCATGCGTCGTTCTGCAGATGCTCTAAAAGCACCTGCTTATATTGATGATAAAAAATCTGGTGAATTACGTCGTCCTCATCATATAGATATAAAAACTGGTACTTATCGTGGTCGCCAGGTTTTTCCAGTAAAAGAAAAAGATCATTCCTAACAATAAAGATGAGCATACGAGTCTCTTGCATAAAGTTATTGTGATTGTATCTCATTAAATTTGTGTAATTGGTTTTAATTCCAGCTTTAAGGTGCTTTATTGTAGAAGTACTGGTTTTACTGGCTTGTATGTTTGAATGATTATTGTTTTTGAATAGAAGTTTAATCTTTTATGAAGCGTCCTATAGTTGATTTCTTACACTGGTGCTTGGTGGTATTCGATCAATAACATCATGATTAAAAGTGCGTGTCTATTGCAATATCTTCAGAACACAGGATATTTGTAAATGCCTACCAATTCGGTATGTTTGCAATTAAAAATGAAAGTAGGTTAAGTGTGAATATCAAGTAAAGCCTGAAATTTTAAAGAAACTATGTTTTAGTGCCGCCAACTGTAACTTGATCCATACGAAGATGCGGTTGCCCTACACCAACAGGAACCCATTGTCCATTTTTACCGCATTGTCCAATTCCAGGATCAAGTTCTGAATCATTCCCTATCATGGATAGGCGTTTCATAGCTTCTGGTCCATTTCCGATGAGCATCGCTCCCTTTATAGGGGCGCCAATTTTACCTTCTTCAATAAGATAAGCTTCAGTACAGTTAAATACAAACTGTCCTGAAGTAATATCTACTTGCCCTCCACCAAATGTAACAGCATAAATTCCTTTTTTTACAGAAGCAATGATTTCTTGAGGATGTTTATCCCCTGAAAGCATGTAGGTATTTGTCATACGTGGCATGGGAGGGGATGCATAACTTTCACGACGGCCATTTCCTGTGGGTTTCATATTCATAAGCCTGGCATTTTGGCGATCTTGCATAAAGTTGACGAGTTTTCCTTTTTCAATAAGGACATTATAACTTGATGGTGTTCCTTCATCATCAAAGTTGAGTGAACCTCGTTTCTTGCTGATAGTTCCATCATCGACGACAGTAACATTGGGAGAAGCAACTATCTCACCCATAAGATTGGAGAACACAGAGCTCTCCTTGCGATTAAAATCACCTTCCAGTCCATGTCCAACTGCTTCGTGCAGCATTACTCCAGGCCAGCCTGAAGCAAGTACTACATCCATAGTACCTGCTGGAGCATCTATAGCTTCCAGATTTACAAGTGCTTGTCTAAGAGCTTCTTCTGCTTCTTTTTTCCATGATTCATTGTGAATGAATTCAGTAAATCCAACTCTTCCGCCCTTACCACAATAACCTGACTCTTGACGGTTTTCTGTGCCAACAACCACGGATATAGCGATTCTTGTCATGGGACGCGTATCATATATACGAAAATGATCAGCACGTAAGATTTCTATAATTTTCCAACTTGCATCAAGAGAAACGGTGACTTGTTTTACTCGTTCATCTTTACTCCGCAGGTAAGTATCGATCTTTGAAAGTAATTGAGCCTTTTCTTTGAAAGAAGGTATTCCAATCGGATTTTCATTGGAATATAGATTATGATTTTTTTTCTGCTGGGGAGCAGAAGCGTATGTACATGTATACCCATCGATTGCTTTTCCTGCGATCTTTGCTACACGTTTAAGAGCTGCTAGTGACATTTCATTAGAATAGCCGTAACCTACAGCTTCATGAGCTACAACACGTAATCCAAATCCCTGTTCTGTCCAAAAATTTCCTTCCTTGATATATCCATTATCGAACTTAAGGGTTTCATATTGTGAATATTCAAGAAAAAGCTCTCCATCGTCTGCTGGTTTTAGAGTATCAGATACAACATTTTTTATTGTTGACTCATCAACATCAAACAGAGAAAGAAGAGTTTTAAACATGCTTAATTTTCCTATTTACAATTGGCATTGGCTTCAGGTTATTCATCCATAATTATCTCTTTAAGGTAATACCTCGTAACCATTAGAGAATCCTTTAAGATCTACTGGAATTCCTATTCCTTCTTCTGGGGTTTGAAATAATATAAATGTTGCAGTTGTACCGTTTTTTAATGCATTCATAAGTTCATCTTCTAAAATTACTTCAGCATAGCATCCATCTGAAGAACAACGAACAAAGTATGTCTTTCCAATATCTTTTCCGTCAATGCTAAGGCCTAAGCCATTTGGCAATAAAATCCCCAGTGGAGCAAGAACACGTAGAATACGGGATTTATGATCAACTGTATTCAGAACTATAATAGATAAACCTATATCAGGTTTATCTTCAGCTATGACATTTTGCATGAGTGCGCATTGTTCTCTTGATGCACCGGCTGGTTTTTCACAGAGTATTGACCATGCTCCATGTTTTGATTTTACAACTCCTGTTTGTAACAATGATTCTGAAAGTGCTGATGAACAAATATTTATGCTGATAACACCTAGAAATAAGGTGTACCGTAAATATCGGTAAATGTTTTGAAGGATTTTTGAAAAAACAATGGAACTCATTTTTATAAGAGGCTATCTTTATTATATTATTATTAAATTTCTGAACTAACTGTGGCAACAATGCGTAAAGTTTAATGTCATTTAAAGATATTTATTATAGTTTTTCTGAGCATAAAAGAAATCCTTACATATTGCGTTTTTTTTAAAACCATGATCATTGTGAGTATTAATGTCTATAGCTTTATTCTGTAGAGTTTTTACGATAGACTTTTCTTAATCTTATCTTCATGGTTTTAAAAAAGAGACATAAGAATTTTCTAATTGTCTATTTTGTTGGCATGATATTATAATATCTATTGACTTTTAAATATTTAATTTAAATTTTTGTAGATTATCGTGTTAGTATAAATATAAGATTGGTATAATAATAGAATAATTTTCCTTTTTGTAAAATATATTTATACATAAGGTTTCTTTTGCATTCAATAGGTTTGTGCAAAAGGAGAAAGTTATATAAATTTGAGAGATATGTAATGGCGATTACTAACAGTCGTTGTACAATATGCAATGCGGCGAATATATTCCTTCATAAGTTCAGAATAAAGGACTTTTTTAAGCTTCTAAAGCCGCGGGTTATGTCACTTGT
Proteins encoded:
- the galU gene encoding UTP--glucose-1-phosphate uridylyltransferase GalU, producing the protein MISFKKLRKAVFPVAGFGTRLLPSTKAVPKEMVTVVDKPVIQYIVDEALEAGLTHFVFVTGRGKCLIEDYFDIQFELEQSLKKREKKAELTLLSDILPQAGTAIFTRQQEPHGLGHAVWCARHIIDDEPFALLLPDMLMQAQGDNCTKGMVKLYNKSGGNVVAVEECDPDLSHKYGIVGVGDFIDNESFLITDMIEKPSPGMAPSNFFINGRYILQPEIFSILETQERGAGGEIQLTDAMLKLTASQTFSAYLFKGNTYDCGSKEGFVLANIAFALSREDVRSNIEDDLKNLLDALR
- a CDS encoding ferredoxin--NADP reductase; this encodes MIDKSSSVLSSAVYIENVITVKHYTDQLFLFCITRPNGFRFRSGEFVMIGLIVNDRPIYRAYSIASPCWDEKLEFFSIKVQDGPLTSHLHKIQPGDSILMHKKSTGTLVLDALIPGKRLYMFSTGTGIAPFASLIRDPETYEKFDEVVLTHSCRNIDDLKYGFDLMDQIQKDDILQEFVGKRLQHYTSVTREDYVHRGRITNLIASGEFYKAVGVHSLNPDCDRAMICGSVSMINDMKILMKAAGFSEGSNSRPGEFVTERAFS
- the nhaA gene encoding Na+/H+ antiporter NhaA produces the protein MYFFYIFSNYCSKKFKDSLYKDTTKGFLLIIFSVIAMILANSPFDSVYFQILNFKIGTISFQHFINDLLMVVFFLSIGLEIKREILEGELSNWKKRILPGYAAIGGMIVPALIYLYFNINAPVSLLKGWAIPTTTDIAFTLGVLSIIGSRIPSSLKVFLTALTILDDVGAVIIIACFYTKNLNFFMLGGAIFIVAVLYLFNLYSVTRFYAYGLIGLVLCFFIGQAGIHTTIAGIIVAMSIPFKSHSDSISHESFYRLEKRLKPWITFIILPMFVFANAGIPLYDASFLTLTDPVTLGVMFGLFAGKQIGIFLFSFIIIRIGWANLPEKSTWLLLYGISVLCGTGFTMSLFITLQAFPDSLILQNKIKIGIILASITSIILSAVILRLSKNREETPKTIQKAS
- the rpmF gene encoding 50S ribosomal protein L32, which codes for MAVPKRKTSPSKRGMRRSADALKAPAYIDDKKSGELRRPHHIDIKTGTYRGRQVFPVKEKDHS
- the tldD gene encoding metalloprotease TldD, encoding MFKTLLSLFDVDESTIKNVVSDTLKPADDGELFLEYSQYETLKFDNGYIKEGNFWTEQGFGLRVVAHEAVGYGYSNEMSLAALKRVAKIAGKAIDGYTCTYASAPQQKKNHNLYSNENPIGIPSFKEKAQLLSKIDTYLRSKDERVKQVTVSLDASWKIIEILRADHFRIYDTRPMTRIAISVVVGTENRQESGYCGKGGRVGFTEFIHNESWKKEAEEALRQALVNLEAIDAPAGTMDVVLASGWPGVMLHEAVGHGLEGDFNRKESSVFSNLMGEIVASPNVTVVDDGTISKKRGSLNFDDEGTPSSYNVLIEKGKLVNFMQDRQNARLMNMKPTGNGRRESYASPPMPRMTNTYMLSGDKHPQEIIASVKKGIYAVTFGGGQVDITSGQFVFNCTEAYLIEEGKIGAPIKGAMLIGNGPEAMKRLSMIGNDSELDPGIGQCGKNGQWVPVGVGQPHLRMDQVTVGGTKT
- a CDS encoding invasion associated locus B family protein — its product is MSSIVFSKILQNIYRYLRYTLFLGVISINICSSALSESLLQTGVVKSKHGAWSILCEKPAGASREQCALMQNVIAEDKPDIGLSIIVLNTVDHKSRILRVLAPLGILLPNGLGLSIDGKDIGKTYFVRCSSDGCYAEVILEDELMNALKNGTTATFILFQTPEEGIGIPVDLKGFSNGYEVLP